In the genome of Lathyrus oleraceus cultivar Zhongwan6 chromosome 4, CAAS_Psat_ZW6_1.0, whole genome shotgun sequence, the window gagagagagagggagggagggagggaggaagagagagagagagagagagagagagagagagagagatagatagatagatagatagatagatagatagatagatagatagatagatagagagagagagagagagagagatagagagaaagagagagagagagagagagagagagagagagagagagagagagagagagagagagagagagagagagagagagagagagagagaaactaaatttcatatgcacaaatgcttctacacaagggttctatttatagaaccacttgtgtaggctgtaagctaaaaagctcacttaagtgtatatgCCCCATATCTATGATATACCAAAACCACTTAAGCAcgtggtatcttaccatatttcgtattctacttaagtacaccgtaccttacgatgttctacaattcacttaagtgcatcgtgccttacgatgttccttatttactttatctctcatcaatccgtccttttgtgtgtgaccctgtaggttctcgtgacattgataattatattaagtcacgtatttaacatgataaacagtgagaggtatctagcaacaaattcttttgtgataatacttatgtgtacaattatccttttgcccttatgtctatattgaacacaaggcatagaccgtgtcatccttgtccagttcaatattgggcccttagacatttatcctattacgcaggatgggcaaattccatctaggtcactcatgtcccttagcatgctttgtggagtacccatcaactgtctttatggtcatccagttacgggcaacgtttgatcagcaataaagcactcgactctacatctaggatccataatggtttcaaatcgaagggtgatatacaccactatcaccaagagaataacttatgacactttgcataacattctatatagtattctaatagcgggtcaatccaatataaatattactcctaatattcatacctatgtttaagacttgataactctttatccatgatccatgagatgtgatcatcattttatatacataatagtcttaatgctttaatgttatcccatttcacaacaaagctcggctacggatactttaagaataatgtccttatgcttaatgggatctcatgattaagtcacacttcatacattaaacggactagctattctaggaactttattaaacaaacataataaagaaaaaaccttttattattaataaataattcgatacaagtaccaaaattattggtctctagggcttacaccaacaacacCTTCCTTCTATGTGCAGTCTTTGTTGGAATAATGTAGAGTCTCTATAACATGTATTTTTTTAGTGCAGATATTCGAAGAACTTGTGGTATTGGCTTGGTGGTTTGCTGAATAATAACCCTCACATTAATTCCATGGAGGACTGTTTAAAGATTCTTGACATTAGGCATTCGCTGCAGTGCAATGTTATGATTCTCGCTGCGGTAACCAACACTACTTTTTCCATTTGGTATGCTAGGAATAAAGCTCGTTTTCAAAAATGCTCCAAGCATTGGAAATCGAATTGCTCAGTCATTGTCTTGCAGACTACTCTAGCTAGGAACACTACTCTCAAATGCTCAAACCATGACATTCAGGATTTTGCTATTTTGAAGAACTTCTTTGTTACAATTCATTCTCCCAAAGTGAAATTTTGTAAAGAGGTTATGTGGTGTCCTCCTTCCTTGAATTGGGTAAAGGTTAATACCTATGGCGCCTCCTGCGGTACTCCTTTGTTAGGGGCGTGTGGGGGCATTTTTAGGGATCATGAAGATAATCATTTGGGTAGTTGAGTATTGGATCGAAAAACGCTTTATATGTAGAGATTATGAAAGTCATTTTAGAAATGGAACATGCTTCTATTCATCATCAGAATAGATTGTGGTTGGAGACTGACTCTAAGCTAGTGGTGTTTGTCTACAGTAAACCATCTGTTGTGCCTTGAAAACTAAGGAACAAATGAGACAAATGTATTCAAACTATGgataattttaattttttagcAACTCACATTTACATGAAAGAAAATCATTGCGCATATAAGTTAGCTAATTTAGGCTTGATAGTTACTAACTACACCGGATGAAATGATATACATCATAATATAGCTTTAGATTTCAATAGAAACAAATTAGATTTTCCTAACTTTCACATTTGTTAGGTTTGAGATTTTGACTTGAGTCCCCTCATTTTTCTACCTATTTTAATTTTATATCATGGGCATTGCCCTCTTGATTAGAAAAAAAAACTTCAAACAATTTATTGGGTAAGAGAACTGAATCTTGGCCTCATCGTCTTGTATTGTTTATTCTAGTTTAATAACTACACGAAAGACAAGAGCTTTTTTTAATGATATTAaaattattctttttcttttgacaAATGACATGTTCATAGCACTAGTGCTTCAAGCCTTCCACTAGTTAAGTTGTAACTTGTAAGCTACATAGTCACTATTAAACCTTAATAAAACTAAGATGCACACATCAAGACTGTCAGAAGTTGAATCTTATCCTAAATGAACAATGCTTAAAACAAAACATGAATTCATTTTAGCACTACTAATGTTACATGTCAATTTAGTTTATAACTGACACCATTATTAAAGTCTTGCACATGTATGGAAAAAATAAGCCCTAATTTATAGGATGAGATTATTTAAATGATTTGTGGGCCTAAATCTAGAGAAAACAATAATTTTAGTCTCTTCAAGACTATATAGAGAACAATGTCATTTGCAAAAGGGAGCTAGCTACAACGTAATTTTCTTGGGATAATGGACTAATGTGTAATTTCCTAATTTTGTAGTGGCCTAACTCCTCTGGTCCACCTTCTCATCATGTTGGTAACCCTACCAATCCAACATTCAACTAAAGTTATCCACAACGAACCTAATCTAGCTCTATAtaatataaaaaaacaaaatgcATACAAGTTGAACCTAACCTAGCtctaaataaaataaaataaaataaaaatgcattcAAGTTGTTCCCATTTTCTCATAACTAATGAGTAAAGATCCTAGCAATTTCTTTATAGCACTTTGAAAGCTTCCATGCTATAATTTTAAGTATAGAAAGACTTAATAATGTCATAAAATCTAGAAATGTATCTATATAAACTCTAAACTATAATCTATATCATAGATCTATAACATATTAGGTATCTATGAGTATTAAAAAAATACATCTAAGTATCTTGAATGTTGTACTCAAAACTCTGTTCTTTAAGCCTTTAATTAGATAACATTATAAACAAGCTTCAAGTTGAAAACCGAAACTACACAATATTGAAATCCAATGGATTCTTAGCTACTAGATGttattttaatttgaaaattaaTAGCTATCCATCTTTTGAACCAGAGGGGCACATGATTAACAAAAGAAGCTTCCAAATTAGCATGAAGCATATACATGACTTTAATGAAAAAGAAGAAATGTAATGGGTTAGAAAAAaagaatttatttatatatacACCTGCAATGACTTACATTGATCAAACAGTCATGCTAGCTAGCccaaacaaaaggaaaaaacaaatgaGACAAGAGTAGAATTTAGACAAAAGAGAGGGGAAAAACCTCTTTCCCTCTCTCTGTTCTTTGCCGTTGATGTGGTAattatatcattcatcatgtcAAAACATCTTGACTCTTTGCAGAAAGCCGTTTAAGCAACTCATAGGTTGTGATCATTGTTGTTGCAGACACTGACATCGAAGCCCATCTAGGTCCTAATCCTCTATAACAAGCCGTCCAACCGCCTTCCTTAACCAAACCCCTAACTGTCTGCATCACAGTTGGTCCACGGCGGCCATTCTCATCGCCGTCCATGACTTGCAGCCTTGTCTTGATTGTATCCAATGGCATAGTAATCAACGCAGACATACCTCCTGCCATTGCTGCACTGACTCCTTGAACAGCCATAATCGTTTTCGTATCCGGCCTCAATGCATTAGTCACGTTGTTATTATCACTCCCTTCCCCAACTTTCTTGTTACTCAAGTAATATCCAACTCCACCCCAAACCATCCTTTGTGTAACAGAATATGAGGCCCACCACACTGCATTAGAAGGCGCATACGTCAAAACCGATATCCCAAAACCTCTATACAAACCCCTAGGACCATCCGTCTTAACAATTTTCCTAAATGCATCAATTCCATTCACATATCTAATAGAAGAAGCCTTAGGATCACTTGAATTACAACCACCTTGAACCATCAACCTTTGGCTCACAACATCAACAGGGGTCCACACAAGTTGTGCAGCCAAAGCAGCAGTCAAACCAGCAACTGCATTGGCAATCGCAGCAGCAGTTGGTTCAGCAAGACCAAAACCAACCGTAGCAGTCCCCACATTACTCTTAGTAACCTCAAGTGCAGCCATGTATAAAGCTCTAGCAGGGATTGTACCCATCAACGAAGTACCAAATCCGCGATACAAAGCTCTAAACCCCTCGCCTTTAATCAACGAAAACGCAGTCTTGATACAAGAAACTTGTGATTGAGCAACTTGTTGCCTAGTTTTCAACACAACAACAGGGTACAATGTTGCTGAAACACCAGAGAATAAAGCAGCACCAAGGAAGAAAAACTTGGATTTATCAAGCATTTTCCAATCAATTTCAGCTGGGACATGAATCTCTCcctctgattcttcctcagcaACAGCCATGTTCATTTTAGCCACTTTCACAAACTCAAACTCAACCAAAATCTAATTTTCTTATCTTACTTCAAAAACACCTTAAAACCTTAACACTATCACAAACCCTAACTATACAAAAATTCCCAAAGCCAGCAAAGAAAATTCGAAAATCAAAGGCAGATAATATAAATGACTGTACAAATTTCGCAGATTATAACAACGTATCAACGAAAATTGGAAGGGAAATCAGTGAGAAGAGAGAGTTAAGAGAATGATGAAATGGGGTTAATTTTTTTCCTCTTGTGAAACCAAGTTTTGGATCGAACAGGTGAAACGATGAATAGATCTAGCATTTCTAAATCAAGAACGAGTGTGTCATGGAACGGTTCATACCGGTAAGTTTATCTATCAACGGCGTCGCCGGCGACGGAAAGTTAGAAGCATGCCGGAAAATTGGTGGCAGGTATCGGCGTCAGAGAAGCATAAATGAAGGTGAAGTTCAAAATTTTGCTAAGGCTTACCGGAATAAGAGGTGGATTTGAAGGTAAAAATGGTGGGGGGAGAAGGACACGCGTCAGTTGTGGATTAGAGCTAGGTTTTGTTGTTtgttatgtttttttttaattttttttttattttttgttcGAGAAAGTTAAAGTGACGTGGTAATCCTTATCCATGGTTTGTTGGAGTGAGTTTTTTATAAGATAGTATAAATAAGTATgtatttaattttgaaaatctattcactttatttttaatattttaatgagattaattactatacaaTGCGAATATAAAAAGAATTACATTGTCGATTCATCGTCATCACCCATCTAATAAAAATCAAACTTACTTTAATATTTAACGTCTAAGATTAACTGACGATATAAAATGCTTTTTG includes:
- the LOC127076313 gene encoding uncharacterized protein LOC127076313, whose translation is MNMAVAEEESEGEIHVPAEIDWKMLDKSKFFFLGAALFSGVSATLYPVVVLKTRQQVAQSQVSCIKTAFSLIKGEGFRALYRGFGTSLMGTIPARALYMAALEVTKSNVGTATVGFGLAEPTAAAIANAVAGLTAALAAQLVWTPVDVVSQRLMVQGGCNSSDPKASSIRYVNGIDAFRKIVKTDGPRGLYRGFGISVLTYAPSNAVWWASYSVTQRMVWGGVGYYLSNKKVGEGSDNNNVTNALRPDTKTIMAVQGVSAAMAGGMSALITMPLDTIKTRLQVMDGDENGRRGPTVMQTVRGLVKEGGWTACYRGLGPRWASMSVSATTMITTYELLKRLSAKSQDVLT